The genomic interval ACCCTCCCCCGTGCCCGCCAGCCGGAGCAGCCCCGGCATGTTTCCGGGGTGGGATGACCAGGCGGACCCGGTAGCGGGTGAAGAACTCGCCCGCCAGCACGAAGAAAAGAATGGCTCCCTGCAGCATGTAGGCCACCGCGGCCGGTATCCCCGCCAACTGCACCGCATATCCCCCCACCAGCAGGGCACCGAAGAGGACGGCCACCACCAGGATGGCCCAGGGGTTCAGGCGACCCAGCCAGGCCACGATGATGGCCGAATACCCGTACCCCGGCGAAACTTGGTGCTGGAGCCGGTGGATGACCCCGGAAACCTCGCACATGCCGGCCAGCCCGGCCAGGGCCCCGCTCAGGAACATCACCAGCAGGATGTTGCGCTCCACGTTCATGCCCGCGTACCGCGCCGCGCGGGCGCTTTCGCCGATCACCCTCACCTCGTATCCCCAGCGGGTGCGCCAGAGCACCAGGCTGAGCAGAGCCGCCACCACCACCGCGATGATCAGGCCCACGTGGATGCGGGTGCCCGAAAAGGTGGGCAGCCAGGCCGAGCGGACAAAGGGCGGCGTGAGGGGGAAGTTGAGGCCGGCCGGGTCGCGCCAGGGGCCGTGCACCAGGTAGCTGACCCAGAGGATGGCCACGTAGTTGAGCATGAGGGTGGTGATGACTTCATTCGTTTTCAGGTAGGCCCGCGGGAGGGCGGCCAGCAGCGCCCACAGCCCGCCTGCCAGGCAGCCGGCCGTCACCATGGCCGGCAACAGGAGGTAGGACGGCCACCCCGGGAAAGACATGCACACCCAGGTGGCGCCAAAGGCCCCCAGGTAAAGCTGCCCCTCCGCCCCGATGTTCCAGAGCAGCATGCGGAAGGCAATTCCCACTCCCAGCCCGCACAGCATGAGGGGGATGGCCTTGACCACGGTTTCCGTGGTACCGTAGCGGGAAGCGAAGGCGCCCCGGAGCATCATCCCATACACCTCTCCGGGGTCGCTCCCCGTGAGGCGGAGGAAAAGGGCTCCGGCCAGGAGAGCCAACACCACCGACAGCAGGGGCATGGTCCAGACCAGGGCGCGGGGCGCGTCCAGCCGTCTCTCCAGGCGCAGCCCCATCATGCTTCCCATCCCCCGCCGGACGGACGCATCCCCGCCATCATCAGGCCTATCTCCTCCAGCCGGGCCTCCCGGCCCGGTACTTCTCCCACGATCTGCCCTTCGTACATGACGGCAACGCGGTCGGAGAGGGCCATGATTTCGTCCAGATCCTCCGATATGAGCAGGATGGCCGCCCCCCCGTCCCGCTGCTG from Bacillota bacterium carries:
- a CDS encoding ABC transporter permease, yielding MMGLRLERRLDAPRALVWTMPLLSVVLALLAGALFLRLTGSDPGEVYGMMLRGAFASRYGTTETVVKAIPLMLCGLGVGIAFRMLLWNIGAEGQLYLGAFGATWVCMSFPGWPSYLLLPAMVTAGCLAGGLWALLAALPRAYLKTNEVITTLMLNYVAILWVSYLVHGPWRDPAGLNFPLTPPFVRSAWLPTFSGTRIHVGLIIAVVVAALLSLVLWRTRWGYEVRVIGESARAARYAGMNVERNILLVMFLSGALAGLAGMCEVSGVIHRLQHQVSPGYGYSAIIVAWLGRLNPWAILVVAVLFGALLVGGYAVQLAGIPAAVAYMLQGAILFFVLAGEFFTRYRVRLVIPPRKHAGAAPAGGHGGGS